In the genome of Desulfuromonas sp. DDH964, one region contains:
- the thyX gene encoding FAD-dependent thymidylate synthase — MNVQLLTHTPDPERVVAAAARLCYSAAGIDQLLAKDRSEQEALLRKILGLGHLSVLEHAAFTFGVEGISRACSHQLVRHRLASYSQQSQRYVSHKERFDAVTPPSIAAHPELTARYTALLDEVHALYRELLAAGIPAEDARFVLPNAATTKIVVTMNARELVHFFELRCCRRAQWEIRDLAIQMLRLARQAAPLLFATAGPGCLNGPCPEGAMTCGAISAVRSEFGAL, encoded by the coding sequence ATGAACGTCCAGCTGTTGACCCATACCCCCGACCCGGAACGGGTCGTCGCCGCCGCTGCCCGGCTCTGCTATTCGGCGGCGGGGATCGACCAGTTGCTGGCCAAGGACCGCTCCGAGCAGGAAGCGCTGCTGCGGAAGATTCTCGGCCTGGGGCATCTTTCGGTCCTCGAGCACGCGGCCTTCACCTTCGGCGTCGAAGGGATCAGCCGCGCCTGCTCCCATCAACTGGTGCGCCACCGTCTCGCCTCCTACTCCCAGCAGAGCCAGCGCTACGTCTCCCACAAGGAACGCTTCGATGCGGTGACTCCGCCCTCGATCGCTGCCCACCCCGAATTGACGGCGCGTTACACCGCTCTGCTGGACGAGGTGCATGCCCTCTACCGGGAGCTGCTCGCAGCGGGTATCCCGGCGGAGGACGCCCGCTTCGTCCTTCCCAACGCGGCCACCACCAAGATCGTGGTGACCATGAATGCCCGTGAGCTGGTGCACTTTTTCGAGCTGCGCTGCTGCCGCCGCGCCCAGTGGGAAATCCGTGACCTAGCGATCCAGATGTTGCGCCTGGCCCGGCAGGCGGCACCGCTCCTCTTTGCCACGGCCGGCCCCGGCTGCCTCAACGGCCCCTGTCCGGAGGGGGCTATGACCTGTGGCGCCATCAGCGCGGTGCGCAGTGAGTTTGGCGCACTCTGA
- the rpmE gene encoding 50S ribosomal protein L31 yields the protein MKEGIHPKYQDVTIKCHCGNVIETRSTKSGEVNTEICSACHPFFTGKQKLMDTAGRIERFRKRYEQK from the coding sequence ATGAAAGAAGGAATCCACCCCAAGTACCAGGACGTGACCATCAAGTGTCACTGCGGCAACGTCATCGAAACCCGTTCGACCAAGAGCGGTGAAGTCAACACCGAGATCTGCAGTGCCTGCCATCCGTTCTTCACCGGCAAGCAGAAGCTGATGGACACCGCCGGCCGGATCGAGCGTTTCCGCAAGCGCTACGAGCAGAAATAA
- the rho gene encoding transcription termination factor Rho, translated as MNLKDLKEKKATDLAVLAKDLKIEGAAGMRKQDLIFAILAATAEKNGAIFGEGVLEILPDGFGFLRAPDANYLPGPDDIYVSPSQIRRFNLKTGDTVSGQIRPPKEGERYFALLKVSEVNFEDPAVAREKTLFDNLTPLYPEERLHLETTHDNLSARVIDLVAPVGKGQRALIVAPPRTGKTMLIQNIANSITANHPEVYLIVLLIDERPEEVTDMQRSVNGEVISSTFDEPATRHVQVAEMVIEKAKRLVEHKRDVVILLDSITRLARAYNTVVPPSGKILSGGVDSNALHKPKRFFGAARNIEEGGSLTIIATALIDTGSKMDEVIFEEFKGTGNSELHLDRRLVEKRTFPAIDINKSGTRREELLIDKVSLQRIWLLRKVLSSMNVVDSMEFLLDKLGETKTNQEFLDSMNR; from the coding sequence ATGAACCTCAAGGACCTGAAGGAAAAGAAAGCCACCGACCTGGCCGTTTTGGCCAAGGACCTGAAGATCGAAGGGGCTGCCGGCATGCGCAAGCAGGACCTGATCTTCGCCATTCTCGCCGCCACCGCCGAGAAGAATGGCGCGATCTTCGGCGAAGGTGTGCTGGAGATCCTCCCCGATGGCTTCGGTTTCCTGCGGGCACCCGATGCCAACTACCTGCCGGGTCCCGACGATATCTACGTTTCACCTTCCCAGATCCGCCGCTTCAACCTGAAGACCGGTGATACCGTCTCCGGCCAGATCCGGCCGCCCAAGGAAGGGGAGCGTTATTTTGCCCTGCTCAAGGTTTCCGAGGTCAACTTCGAGGATCCGGCTGTCGCCCGCGAAAAGACCCTCTTCGACAACCTCACCCCGCTCTACCCGGAAGAGCGTCTGCATCTGGAGACGACCCACGACAACCTTTCGGCCCGGGTCATCGACCTGGTCGCCCCGGTCGGCAAGGGGCAGCGGGCGCTGATCGTCGCCCCGCCGCGCACCGGCAAGACCATGCTGATCCAGAATATCGCCAACTCGATCACCGCCAACCATCCGGAGGTCTACCTGATCGTGCTGCTGATCGACGAGCGGCCGGAAGAGGTGACCGACATGCAGCGCAGCGTCAACGGCGAGGTGATCTCCTCGACCTTCGACGAGCCAGCTACCCGCCACGTCCAGGTCGCCGAGATGGTGATCGAGAAGGCGAAGCGGCTGGTCGAGCACAAGCGGGACGTCGTCATCCTCCTCGATTCGATCACCCGCTTGGCGCGCGCCTACAATACCGTGGTGCCACCGTCCGGCAAGATTCTCTCCGGCGGCGTCGATTCCAACGCCCTGCACAAGCCGAAGCGCTTTTTCGGTGCGGCCCGCAACATCGAGGAAGGGGGGAGCCTGACGATTATCGCCACCGCCCTGATCGATACCGGCAGCAAGATGGACGAAGTCATCTTCGAAGAGTTCAAGGGGACCGGCAACTCCGAGCTGCACCTCGACCGGCGCCTGGTCGAGAAGCGCACCTTCCCCGCTATCGACATCAACAAGTCGGGGACCCGCCGCGAAGAGCTGCTGATCGACAAGGTCTCCCTGCAGCGCATCTGGCTGCTGCGCAAGGTCCTCTCGTCGATGAACGTGGTCGACAGCATGGAGTTCCTCCTCGACAAGCTTGGCGAAACCAAGACCAACCAGGAGTTCCTCGACTCGATGAACCGCTGA
- the gluQRS gene encoding tRNA glutamyl-Q(34) synthetase GluQRS encodes MVKIPPGIVGRFAPSPTGPLHFGSLVAAVGSYCLARQAAGRWLLRIEDLDAPRVVAGAADGIMRDLEALGLTWDGAVVWQSRRTEAYAEALARLQQQGLVYACGCSRREILASAPHPGEDGPVYPGTCREGLPPGRQPRAERLRVPATLVTFQDGLCGHQEQRLADAVGDFILRRADGIFAYQLAAVVDDAAAGVNQVVRGADLLASTPRQIYLHSCLGNSLPRYIHLPLALGSDGEKLSKRHGASLAPGSVSGGELLALVLEFLGQTPPPELAQAPPRELLAWGVANFSLDRVPVAAGSARGIPGWC; translated from the coding sequence ATGGTGAAAATTCCCCCCGGCATTGTCGGTCGTTTCGCGCCGAGCCCCACCGGGCCCCTCCATTTCGGCTCGCTGGTTGCTGCTGTCGGCAGCTACTGTCTGGCGCGGCAGGCTGCGGGGCGCTGGCTGTTGCGGATCGAGGACCTCGATGCGCCGCGGGTCGTGGCCGGGGCGGCCGATGGCATCATGCGGGATCTGGAGGCCCTCGGCCTGACCTGGGACGGCGCGGTGGTGTGGCAGAGCCGTCGCACCGAGGCTTATGCCGAGGCGCTGGCCCGCCTGCAGCAGCAGGGACTGGTCTATGCCTGCGGCTGTTCGCGCCGCGAAATTCTCGCCAGCGCCCCCCATCCCGGCGAAGATGGGCCGGTCTACCCCGGCACCTGCCGCGAGGGGCTCCCGCCCGGGCGGCAACCACGGGCCGAGCGGTTGCGGGTTCCGGCCACCCTGGTCACCTTCCAGGATGGGCTCTGCGGCCACCAGGAGCAGCGCCTCGCCGACGCTGTCGGCGACTTCATCCTGCGCCGCGCTGACGGGATCTTTGCCTACCAGCTGGCCGCGGTGGTGGACGATGCCGCCGCCGGGGTCAACCAGGTGGTGCGGGGTGCCGACCTCCTCGCTTCCACGCCGCGCCAGATCTATCTGCACAGCTGCCTGGGGAACTCGTTGCCCCGCTACATCCACCTGCCGCTGGCCCTGGGGAGTGACGGCGAAAAACTGAGCAAGCGCCACGGCGCCAGTCTCGCCCCCGGTTCCGTTTCCGGGGGGGAGCTGCTGGCGCTGGTCCTCGAATTCCTCGGCCAGACGCCCCCGCCCGAACTGGCCCAGGCTCCGCCGCGGGAACTTCTCGCCTGGGGGGTGGCCAACTTCAGTCTCGACCGGGTGCCGGTTGCCGCAGGCAGTGCCAGGGGGATTCCGGGATGGTGCTGA
- a CDS encoding response regulator — protein MTSQRIIVIDDSKLVLAVASDALEAAGYEVITTDSGIDANRFIYGTPRPDLILIDVMMPLLNGDRKVRLLKQREASSKIPIVLMSTKSRDELADLARESGADAFIQKPFDGKSLVRQVRQLLPS, from the coding sequence GTGACAAGTCAGCGTATCATCGTCATTGACGACAGCAAACTGGTCCTCGCGGTCGCATCCGACGCCCTGGAGGCCGCAGGCTATGAAGTGATCACCACCGATTCGGGGATTGACGCCAACCGGTTCATCTATGGCACCCCGCGACCGGACCTGATTCTCATCGACGTCATGATGCCACTGCTCAACGGCGATCGCAAGGTGCGTCTGCTCAAGCAGCGGGAAGCCAGCAGCAAGATCCCCATCGTCCTGATGTCAACCAAATCCCGCGACGAACTGGCCGATCTGGCCCGTGAGTCCGGGGCGGACGCCTTCATCCAGAAACCGTTCGACGGCAAGTCGCTGGTTCGGCAGGTACGGCAGCTGCTGCCCTCCTGA
- a CDS encoding RrF2 family transcriptional regulator yields the protein MLITRATEYAIRAILYLAKQPRGEIVFKKDICQTQDITPAFLTKILQPLIKLGIVGSQRGVGGGFYLLKDPAEVTLLDIVKAEEGPLYLNQCLSREGSCERDVFCPVHGAWREVRTEFLNILGRYSFSYLIEQEIKNLDQLARRGR from the coding sequence TTGCTGATTACCCGTGCCACCGAATACGCCATCCGCGCCATCCTCTACCTCGCCAAGCAGCCGCGCGGGGAGATTGTCTTCAAAAAAGACATCTGCCAGACCCAGGACATCACCCCGGCCTTTCTCACCAAGATTCTCCAGCCGCTGATCAAGCTCGGGATCGTCGGCTCGCAGCGGGGTGTCGGTGGGGGCTTCTACCTGCTCAAGGATCCCGCCGAAGTCACCCTCCTCGATATTGTCAAGGCCGAAGAGGGGCCCCTCTATCTGAACCAGTGCCTGAGCCGTGAGGGCTCCTGCGAACGGGACGTTTTCTGCCCGGTGCATGGCGCCTGGCGTGAAGTCCGCACCGAATTTTTGAATATTCTCGGCCGCTACAGCTTTTCCTACCTGATCGAGCAGGAGATCAAGAACCTCGACCAGCTGGCCCGGCGCGGCCGGTAG
- a CDS encoding ammonium transporter — translation MESAIVSLRHGGDVLFLLLGAVMVFAMHAGFAFLEVGTVRKKSQVNAFVKILCDWSVSTVVYFLIGYPIAYGIHFYHPAAGLLGDNQGLELVRFFFLLCFAACIPAIISGGIAERARFWPQVVAGAIFVGITYPLFESFIWGQNSAGLQGLFQRWCGAPFHDFAGSVVVHSMGGWLALPAVLILGPRLGRFVGRRSQPIPISNIPFLALGSWILAVGWFGFNVMSAQSLEGISGLVAVNSLLAMVGGVLFALVASKNDPGFVHNGALAGLIAICAGSDLVHPLAAFLMGGIGSLIFVYGFQWEQEKLKIDDVLGVWPLHGMIGTWGGISAGIFGQSLFGGLGGVSFLAQFAGSLLAVVYALGTGGLVYFLISRFFGYRLSDEAQYAGPDLAIHQIHAYPEDYVR, via the coding sequence ATGGAGTCTGCAATCGTATCGTTGCGCCATGGCGGCGATGTGTTGTTCCTGCTCCTCGGTGCGGTCATGGTCTTTGCCATGCACGCCGGCTTTGCCTTTCTCGAAGTCGGGACCGTGCGCAAGAAGAGCCAGGTCAACGCCTTTGTCAAGATCCTCTGCGACTGGTCGGTCTCGACAGTCGTCTACTTCCTGATCGGCTACCCGATCGCCTACGGCATCCACTTCTATCATCCCGCCGCCGGCCTGCTCGGCGACAACCAGGGGTTGGAACTGGTCCGGTTCTTCTTTCTCCTCTGTTTCGCCGCCTGCATCCCGGCGATCATCTCCGGCGGGATTGCCGAGCGGGCCCGCTTCTGGCCCCAGGTCGTCGCCGGGGCGATTTTCGTCGGCATCACCTATCCGCTCTTCGAATCCTTTATCTGGGGGCAGAACAGCGCCGGGCTGCAGGGGCTCTTCCAGCGCTGGTGCGGGGCGCCGTTTCACGATTTTGCCGGTAGCGTCGTGGTCCACTCGATGGGCGGTTGGCTCGCCCTCCCCGCGGTCCTGATCCTCGGTCCCCGCCTCGGGCGGTTCGTGGGACGCCGCAGTCAGCCGATCCCGATCAGCAATATCCCCTTCCTCGCCCTCGGCAGCTGGATCCTGGCGGTCGGCTGGTTCGGTTTCAATGTCATGAGCGCCCAGAGCCTGGAAGGGATCTCCGGACTGGTCGCCGTCAACTCCCTCCTCGCCATGGTTGGTGGCGTCCTCTTCGCCCTCGTCGCCAGCAAGAATGACCCGGGCTTTGTCCACAACGGCGCCCTGGCCGGGCTGATTGCCATCTGCGCCGGTTCGGACCTGGTCCATCCTCTGGCGGCCTTCTTGATGGGCGGGATCGGTTCGCTGATCTTTGTCTACGGTTTCCAGTGGGAGCAGGAGAAACTGAAGATCGACGATGTCCTCGGGGTCTGGCCGCTCCACGGCATGATCGGCACCTGGGGAGGGATCAGCGCCGGCATCTTCGGCCAGAGCCTCTTCGGCGGACTTGGTGGGGTGAGTTTCCTGGCCCAATTCGCCGGAAGTCTTCTGGCCGTGGTCTACGCTCTGGGGACCGGTGGCCTGGTCTATTTCCTGATTTCGCGCTTCTTCGGCTATCGGCTCTCGGACGAAGCCCAATACGCCGGCCCCGACCTGGCGATTCACCAGATTCACGCCTATCCGGAAGATTACGTGCGCTAG
- a CDS encoding phosphoadenylyl-sulfate reductase produces the protein MSLHSRPSENAPEQRAGAILAAGLKAAAPVNLACSFSIEDVVVIDLIRHAGLETGFFALDTGRLNEETYEVAEAIVERYGISIDWYFPERTAVEQLEREKGLFSFRESLDNRHECCQIRKVEPLRRALAGLGGWITGLRREQSVTRADLEAIEVDAANGGLLKISPLLDWSSAEVWEYAEARHLPVNRLHRQGYPSIGCAPCTRAIEPGESPRAGRWWWEDPEHKECGLHRK, from the coding sequence ATGTCTCTTCACAGCCGACCATCAGAAAACGCACCCGAGCAGCGGGCCGGAGCCATCCTGGCCGCCGGCCTCAAGGCGGCAGCACCGGTCAACCTGGCCTGCTCCTTCAGCATCGAGGACGTGGTGGTGATCGACCTGATCCGCCACGCCGGTCTCGAAACCGGCTTCTTCGCCCTCGACACCGGGCGACTTAACGAGGAGACCTACGAGGTGGCGGAAGCGATCGTCGAGCGCTACGGCATCAGCATCGACTGGTACTTCCCGGAGCGGACCGCCGTGGAGCAACTGGAACGGGAAAAAGGTCTCTTCTCCTTTCGCGAAAGCCTCGACAACCGCCATGAGTGCTGCCAGATCCGCAAGGTTGAACCTTTGCGGCGGGCCCTGGCCGGCCTCGGCGGCTGGATCACCGGCCTGCGCCGGGAGCAGAGCGTCACCCGCGCAGATCTGGAAGCCATCGAAGTCGATGCCGCCAATGGCGGCCTGCTCAAGATCAGCCCGCTCCTCGACTGGAGCAGCGCCGAGGTCTGGGAATATGCGGAGGCACGGCACCTCCCGGTCAATCGGCTCCACCGCCAGGGGTATCCCTCCATCGGCTGCGCCCCCTGCACCCGGGCGATAGAGCCAGGGGAAAGCCCGCGCGCCGGGCGCTGGTGGTGGGAGGATCCGGAGCACAAGGAATGCGGACTGCACCGGAAATAG
- the cysD gene encoding sulfate adenylyltransferase subunit CysD: MKIKMTHLRQLEAESIHILREVVAEFENPVMLYSVGKDSAVMLHLARKAFFPARPPFPLLHVDTTWKFREMIEFRDRMAREAGFDLLVHINEEGVNEGVSPFSHGSTLYTDIMKTEGLKQALDKYRFDAAFGGARRDEEKSRAKERIFSFRSENHRWDPKNQRPELWNIYNARVKKGESIRAFPLSNWTELDVWQYIYLEQIPIVPLYYAAMRPVVKRDGILIMVDDERLQLRPGEKVEMKSVRFRTLGCYPLTGAVESSAATLPEIIQEMLLTRTSERQGRLIDHDQAGSMEKKKQEGYF, from the coding sequence ATGAAGATCAAGATGACCCATTTGCGCCAGCTCGAGGCGGAAAGCATCCACATCCTGCGCGAGGTCGTCGCCGAGTTCGAGAACCCGGTGATGCTCTACTCGGTGGGGAAGGACTCGGCGGTGATGCTGCATCTGGCGCGAAAGGCCTTCTTCCCGGCGCGCCCCCCCTTCCCGCTGCTGCACGTCGACACCACCTGGAAGTTCCGGGAGATGATCGAGTTTCGCGATCGGATGGCGCGGGAGGCGGGCTTCGATCTGCTGGTCCACATCAACGAGGAAGGGGTCAACGAGGGGGTCTCCCCCTTTTCCCACGGCAGCACCCTCTACACCGACATCATGAAGACCGAAGGACTCAAGCAGGCCCTCGACAAGTACCGCTTCGACGCCGCCTTCGGCGGCGCCCGGCGTGACGAGGAGAAGTCGCGGGCCAAAGAGCGGATTTTCTCCTTCCGCAGCGAGAACCACCGCTGGGACCCGAAGAACCAGCGCCCCGAACTCTGGAACATCTACAACGCCCGGGTAAAAAAGGGGGAGAGCATCCGCGCCTTTCCCCTCTCCAACTGGACCGAGCTCGACGTCTGGCAATACATCTACCTGGAGCAAATCCCCATCGTCCCCCTCTACTACGCGGCCATGCGGCCGGTGGTGAAGCGGGACGGCATACTGATTATGGTCGACGACGAGCGCCTGCAACTGCGCCCCGGCGAAAAGGTCGAGATGAAATCGGTGCGCTTTCGCACCCTCGGTTGTTACCCGCTGACCGGCGCGGTGGAATCGAGCGCTGCGACCCTGCCGGAGATCATCCAGGAGATGCTGCTGACCCGCACCTCCGAGCGCCAGGGGCGCCTGATCGACCATGACCAGGCCGGAAGCATGGAGAAGAAGAAGCAGGAAGGATATTTCTAA
- the cysN gene encoding sulfate adenylyltransferase subunit CysN — MSHQSELIASDIQAYLKSQEEKGLLRFITCGSVDDGKSTLIGRMLWDSKLIFEDQLAALEADSKRVGTQGEAIDYALLLDGLQAEREQGITIDVAYRYFSTDRRKFIVADTPGHEQYTRNMVTGASTAQVAVILIDARKGILTQTRRHSYLVSLVGIRHVVLAINKMDLVGYDGERFAGIVRDYEVFAAGLGFDQVAAIPISALKGDNVLTRSDRTPWYQGPPLLEFLEQVEVADTALRKPFRMRVQWVNRPHLDFRGYCGTVASGVVRPGDELVVAASGQTSKIARIVTLDGDLDEAVAGQAVTLTLADELDISRGDTLAAASDRPYQEDGFEAKLVWLHEEPLVPGRSYLLKAGAATTPARVRQLRFKVNVNSLQQEAGEALALNEVGICNITLDRPIAFDSYRENRGTGNFILIDRQTNATVGAGMIHQPLLAGVGEHWSALALDRAALARQKDQVPGVLWFSAAEAAKAEQLASLVAKRLYARGRHVFLLGSHAVGRSQKQGDRTSPDRLGADARLLVEAGLIVLAPLPAAPAGGRQAILSSLAPADCREVCIGALPEATEGPWGQFPVAEEITAELAEQVVRQLFP, encoded by the coding sequence ATGAGTCACCAGTCCGAACTGATCGCCAGCGACATCCAGGCCTATCTCAAGTCCCAGGAGGAGAAGGGGCTGCTGCGCTTTATCACCTGCGGCAGCGTCGACGACGGCAAGAGCACCCTGATCGGCCGGATGCTGTGGGATTCGAAACTGATCTTCGAGGACCAGCTGGCGGCGCTGGAGGCCGACAGCAAGCGGGTCGGCACCCAGGGGGAGGCGATCGACTACGCCCTGCTCCTCGACGGCCTGCAGGCCGAGCGCGAGCAGGGGATCACTATCGATGTCGCCTACCGTTACTTCTCCACCGACCGGCGCAAGTTCATCGTCGCCGACACCCCCGGTCACGAGCAGTACACCCGCAACATGGTGACCGGCGCCTCCACCGCCCAGGTAGCGGTGATCCTCATCGATGCCCGCAAGGGAATCCTGACCCAGACCCGGCGCCACAGCTACCTGGTTTCGCTGGTCGGCATCCGCCACGTGGTCCTGGCGATCAACAAGATGGATCTGGTCGGTTACGACGGCGAACGCTTTGCCGGGATCGTACGCGATTACGAGGTCTTTGCCGCCGGTCTCGGCTTCGACCAGGTTGCCGCCATTCCGATTTCGGCCCTCAAGGGGGACAACGTCCTGACCCGCAGCGATCGCACCCCCTGGTATCAGGGGCCGCCCCTGCTCGAGTTCCTAGAGCAGGTTGAGGTGGCGGATACCGCGCTGCGCAAACCCTTCCGGATGCGGGTGCAATGGGTCAACCGTCCCCACCTCGACTTCCGCGGCTACTGCGGCACCGTCGCCTCCGGGGTGGTGCGCCCCGGCGACGAACTGGTGGTTGCCGCCTCCGGGCAGACCAGCAAAATAGCGCGCATCGTCACCCTGGACGGCGACCTCGACGAGGCGGTGGCCGGCCAGGCGGTCACCCTGACCCTGGCCGACGAACTCGACATCAGCCGCGGTGATACCCTGGCCGCGGCCTCCGATCGCCCCTACCAGGAGGATGGCTTCGAGGCCAAGCTGGTCTGGCTGCACGAGGAGCCCCTGGTGCCCGGACGCAGCTACCTGCTCAAAGCCGGCGCCGCCACCACGCCGGCAAGGGTCCGACAGCTGCGCTTCAAGGTCAATGTCAACAGCCTGCAGCAGGAAGCGGGGGAGGCCCTCGCTCTCAACGAGGTCGGCATCTGCAACATCACCCTCGACCGGCCGATCGCCTTCGACTCCTACCGGGAAAATCGCGGCACCGGCAACTTCATCCTCATCGATCGGCAGACCAACGCCACGGTCGGCGCCGGCATGATCCATCAGCCGCTCCTCGCCGGGGTTGGCGAGCACTGGTCGGCGCTGGCGCTCGACCGCGCCGCCCTCGCCCGCCAGAAGGACCAGGTCCCCGGGGTCCTCTGGTTCAGCGCTGCCGAAGCGGCCAAGGCCGAGCAGTTGGCGAGCCTGGTCGCAAAACGGCTTTACGCCCGCGGCCGCCATGTCTTTCTGCTCGGCTCTCACGCCGTCGGCCGGTCGCAGAAACAGGGCGACCGGACCTCCCCGGACCGGCTCGGCGCCGACGCGAGGTTGCTGGTCGAGGCCGGGCTGATCGTCCTCGCCCCGCTCCCCGCAGCGCCGGCCGGAGGGCGCCAAGCGATCCTTTCCTCCCTTGCGCCGGCAGACTGCCGTGAAGTCTGCATCGGCGCTCTGCCCGAGGCCACGGAAGGCCCCTGGGGGCAGTTTCCGGTCGCGGAGGAGATTACCGCCGAACTGGCCGAGCAGGTGGTACGGCAGCTCTTTCCCTGA
- a CDS encoding nitrite/sulfite reductase: protein MTLPPQQLRLDGIYQQPAPDRFMQRIKVPAGALSSEQALKVAELAGRYAGGRLHLTTRGSIELHDVAGADLAEVNRGMAAVGLTGRGACGGAVRGIACSTTAGIHYDRCQALARRLHRHFVGNPWFEGLPKKFKIGVDGDEERGRHLIQDLGLVFAGLKEGTPLWDVWCAGGLGREPRPAFLLANRVPEERVIPLVEAVLRVYAAQAPAGRRLKFVLAEIGEENFRDLLRAETGAPPRPQFDRGLGKLLTAERDDRIEPLTARVFAGELAAGSLRLLAVAAQQWAGGTLLLSADQDLAFLPDSAEARTNLAAALAAAGFDGRSPEQQVCFRVCPGSHECRMGLAPTRDLARQLIAGAPLELKSLSWAISGCPNSCSQPQLADIGIVTSRAGKDQNGQGQPRFDLYQRTAAGFGKRIAPGLSAVDLTAEISRLSIPR, encoded by the coding sequence ATGACACTGCCCCCCCAGCAGCTGCGCCTCGACGGCATCTACCAGCAGCCCGCCCCCGACCGCTTCATGCAGCGCATCAAGGTCCCCGCTGGCGCCCTCTCCAGCGAGCAGGCCCTCAAGGTCGCGGAGCTGGCCGGCCGCTATGCCGGCGGTCGCCTCCATCTCACCACCCGCGGCAGCATCGAACTGCACGACGTCGCCGGCGCCGATCTTGCCGAGGTCAACCGCGGCATGGCCGCCGTCGGCCTGACCGGCCGCGGCGCCTGCGGCGGCGCGGTGCGGGGGATTGCCTGCAGCACCACGGCCGGCATCCACTACGATCGCTGCCAGGCGCTGGCGCGGCGGCTTCATCGCCACTTCGTCGGCAACCCCTGGTTTGAAGGCCTGCCGAAAAAGTTCAAGATCGGCGTTGATGGCGATGAGGAGCGGGGGCGCCACCTGATCCAGGATCTCGGGCTGGTTTTCGCCGGCCTCAAGGAGGGGACGCCGCTCTGGGACGTCTGGTGCGCCGGGGGGCTCGGGCGCGAGCCGCGGCCCGCCTTCCTGCTCGCCAACCGCGTCCCCGAAGAACGGGTGATTCCCCTGGTCGAGGCGGTGCTGCGGGTCTACGCTGCCCAGGCGCCGGCCGGACGCCGCCTCAAGTTCGTTCTCGCCGAGATCGGTGAAGAAAACTTCCGCGATCTGCTCCGCGCCGAGACCGGTGCGCCGCCAAGGCCGCAGTTCGACCGCGGCCTTGGCAAACTCCTCACCGCGGAAAGGGACGACCGGATCGAACCGCTCACCGCCCGGGTCTTCGCCGGCGAACTCGCCGCCGGGAGCCTGCGTCTGCTCGCCGTGGCGGCGCAGCAGTGGGCGGGCGGCACCCTTCTGCTCAGCGCCGATCAGGACCTCGCCTTTCTGCCCGATTCGGCCGAAGCCCGCACCAACCTGGCCGCGGCGCTGGCCGCAGCCGGCTTTGACGGCCGCTCTCCCGAGCAGCAGGTCTGCTTCCGGGTCTGCCCCGGCAGCCACGAATGCCGCATGGGCCTGGCACCGACCCGCGACCTCGCCCGCCAATTGATCGCCGGCGCCCCCCTCGAACTCAAGAGCCTGAGCTGGGCGATTTCCGGCTGCCCCAACTCCTGTTCCCAGCCACAACTGGCAGACATCGGCATTGTTACCAGCCGCGCCGGCAAGGACCAGAATGGCCAGGGCCAGCCGCGCTTCGACCTCTATCAGCGTACTGCTGCAGGATTTGGCAAACGCATTGCGCCCGGGTTATCAGCGGTTGACTTGACCGCGGAGATTTCCCGTCTTTCCATTCCCCGGTAA